Proteins found in one Streptomyces sp. CB09001 genomic segment:
- a CDS encoding 3-deoxy-7-phosphoheptulonate synthase class II encodes MAPEPNGSAGGGGRGWWSPGSWRSRPAAQQPEWPDPGELRDVEDTLALRPPLVLPDEILDLRRSLAQVAAGEGFLLQAGDCAERFGSCTEAGVRGKLRVILQVAILLTYGSGLPVVKVGRIAGQFGKPRSRPTETVDGVELPAYRGDIVNGPEFTAEARRPDPGRLLSAYHHASAALNVLRALTLGGYADLGQVHDWNQEFVRSSSAGQRYEKAADDITWALRFMSACGLDTRSQAALHQVQLYTSHEALLPQYEQALIRYDEKRRGWFDTSAHLLWIGDRTRRVDGAHVELLAGVDNPVGVKVGPTMSVADLRELCERLDPDRAPGRLVLISRLGAGRGAELLPPLLRAVRDAGHTPVWACDPMHGNTFVSESGYKTRRLSDITTEVAEFFAVHREEGLHPGGIHLELTGDDVTECLGGDLDEVLDTHLASRYETACDPRLNAAQSIELAFHVARFLRELRGAA; translated from the coding sequence GTGGCTCCGGAACCGAACGGTTCCGCGGGCGGCGGCGGGCGGGGCTGGTGGAGCCCCGGCTCGTGGCGGAGCCGGCCGGCCGCGCAGCAGCCGGAGTGGCCCGACCCCGGGGAACTGCGCGACGTGGAGGACACCCTCGCCCTCAGGCCGCCCCTGGTGCTCCCCGACGAGATCCTCGACCTGCGCCGCTCCCTGGCCCAGGTCGCCGCGGGGGAGGGCTTCCTGCTCCAGGCGGGCGACTGCGCGGAGCGGTTCGGCTCCTGCACCGAGGCCGGGGTGCGCGGCAAACTCCGGGTCATCCTCCAGGTGGCCATCCTGCTCACCTACGGCTCCGGTCTGCCGGTGGTGAAGGTGGGCAGGATCGCCGGTCAGTTCGGCAAGCCCCGCAGCCGCCCCACGGAAACCGTCGACGGCGTCGAACTGCCCGCCTACCGCGGGGACATCGTCAACGGACCCGAGTTCACCGCCGAGGCCCGCCGCCCGGACCCGGGCCGGCTGCTGAGCGCCTACCACCACGCCTCGGCGGCCCTGAACGTACTGCGGGCGCTGACCCTGGGCGGCTACGCCGACCTGGGCCAGGTCCACGACTGGAACCAGGAGTTCGTCCGGAGCAGCTCCGCCGGACAGCGGTACGAGAAGGCCGCCGACGACATCACCTGGGCCCTCAGGTTCATGTCCGCCTGCGGCCTGGACACCCGCTCCCAGGCCGCCCTGCACCAAGTACAGCTCTACACCTCGCACGAGGCGCTGCTGCCGCAGTACGAGCAGGCGCTGATCCGGTACGACGAGAAGCGGCGGGGCTGGTTCGACACCAGTGCGCACCTGCTGTGGATCGGCGACCGCACCCGCCGCGTGGACGGCGCGCACGTCGAACTGCTCGCCGGGGTGGACAACCCGGTCGGCGTCAAGGTGGGCCCCACCATGAGCGTCGCCGACCTGCGGGAACTGTGCGAGCGGCTGGACCCGGACCGGGCGCCGGGCAGGCTCGTCCTGATCAGCAGGCTCGGCGCCGGGCGGGGCGCGGAGCTGCTGCCGCCGCTGCTGCGGGCCGTGCGGGACGCCGGGCACACGCCGGTGTGGGCCTGCGACCCCATGCACGGGAACACCTTCGTCTCCGAGAGCGGCTACAAGACCCGCAGGCTGTCGGACATCACCACCGAGGTGGCCGAGTTCTTCGCGGTGCACCGCGAGGAGGGCCTGCACCCGGGCGGAATCCACCTCGAACTCACCGGCGACGACGTCACCGAGTGCCTGGGCGGCGACCTCGACGAGGTGCTGGACACCCACCTGGCCAGCAGGTACGAGACGGCCTGCGACCCCCGGCTGAACGCCGCCCAGTCGATCGAACTCGCCTTCCACGTCGCCCGGTTCCTGCGCGAACTGCGCGGCGCGGCATGA